From Halorientalis litorea:
GCCGGTGCCGTCGCTCTCGAAGCGAGTCGAAGAATGAACTGAAAGGCGGTTACGCCTCGGTGTCCTCGTCCACGTCGACGTCTTCTTCGTCCACGTCGACACTCGTCTCCTCTTCGGCGGCGACCTCTTCGGGGTGGGCTTCGAGGGTCACCTTCTGGATTTCGACCCGGCGGAGCGGGTAAATCTGTTTGGCCTCGTTGTAGATGGCCGAGGAGAGACGGCCCGTGACGGCACTGTCCACGAGGTCCTCGAAGGTCCGCTCGGCGGCGGCGTCCTCGACGAGGTCTATCATCGTCCGGCGGATGGCCTGCTCCTGACTCTCGTCGGCCGACTTCGTGGTGAGTGCCACCGGCTGGACCTGCAGGCGGTAGTCGTCCGTCGTGAGGACGGTGATGAACGCCTCGACCTTCGAGGAGCCACGGCGCACGAGGCTCCGCGCG
This genomic window contains:
- a CDS encoding 30S ribosomal protein S3ae — its product is MSERSVSRQRQGKQWYTVIAPEEFEREELGDTPADESEKVLGRTIETTLGDLKNDASENNKKLTFKVNEVASDSAYTEFTKYELTRDYARSLVRRGSSKVEAFITVLTTDDYRLQVQPVALTTKSADESQEQAIRRTMIDLVEDAAAERTFEDLVDSAVTGRLSSAIYNEAKQIYPLRRVEIQKVTLEAHPEEVAAEEETSVDVDEEDVDVDEDTEA